GGAGGCTGAGTGTGCGTGTATTGGTTGTAGCTGAGGTGGTGATTGAACGACAGGCTCCGTTTGTGTTGTGACATCGCAGTGGCTGCATTCACAGCTCCCGCTCCCACCACTGATCCTCCTGATCCCACTCCCAATCCCAGTCCCTGTGCCGACTGATTGCTGAGGCTgccgatgttgctgttgctgatgctgctgcttggcgGCAATGTTGGCACTGTTGGCGTCTGGTTGCGATTGCTGCCGGGTGGCAACAATAGGCTGTGGCTCGATGGCGGAGACAtctgcaaaaacaaaacagagaaaaaccCGAAGAGTCAGTGAAGaattcaaacaatttgtagagagtaagaaagagagaagaacaGGCGGCAATTAGTCTCAGTTCATTTAACATTACGATCAATGAGGCATTCGTTAGTTCTGATGAATGTTCTTGGCAgctgtcagcagcagcagcagcaacagcagcagcagcggcaactgcaacattaacaacaatgacaaaacAACAAGTCTGCAGTCCATCGGGCAGCAAAGCGCAGCAAgcaaatcgaatcgaatgaGTTTTGTGgttctgttttcttttctgttcaatttttctgttttttgtttttgtgtgttgctggAGCGTTAgataaatgttttgtaattCGTTTTGGAGCcgaaaagaaatcaaactTTCATTGTAGTTGCATTttgtggtttgtttgtttgtttttttttttttggttagtACGCGCAACGATTGCAAAGTGATGGGCGAAAAAATAAGGATGAGGCGTGAGGAAAGCACTTTAAAGGGTTCCAAATTGATCACTTTCTGCTTGTGAGTTTGGGTATAACGTCGACAAATATAGATTGTTGGAGTGTTGAAGTTTAGCATTTCAATTATCTAAATTTTTGTTCTCTAAATGTTTaagaatatatcaaatattctCTGCATTTCAATTATCTGAATTTCCCATATGTGAATAGTAAAACagaaagtattaaattttcttttgactAGTTGTCTATAAAATTGTGTAATAaacctaaataaataaataacctTTCTTATGACATAACCCATTAATATGCTTTGAATTATTGAATTCAAAATGACATCAGAAGCTAAGCCAAATTTGCTAGCTCAATATGACTAATCCAAACATTAAATTAACCACAAATTGAGGAAATGGTCTCTGATTCTTATAGCTTGGTCATAAAGGAATTAAAAATAGTACGATAGTTTCATAGATGTTTATAAAATCCATTTCAGCTGTAAACTGAGcagaaaatacaaatgaaaatatgtctctgataaataaattgaaaactaaaaagCTTTAACTAAAATTCTATCCTTTgaactttataaaaaaaatgtctaTGCCAAAGTTTATAAACAACTGATTTTTAAACtatatctaaaataaatgaattttcctATACATTTCTTcgacaaataaattacattaagcTACATCAAAGCGATTAGTTAaatgttcaattaaattgaattcaatattgACTGCATgtttgaaatgaattgaattgaattcagaAATTTTCTTAACGTGCTGCGAATTtgtcaaatttgtttttaaagggGATCAGATCATAAATGGAAATGGATGTGGAAAGTGAGGCAAATGTTGGAAAAGTGAGCAAAAcgaatatacaaaacaatCAAACGGAACGGAAACACGTGCAGAAAAGCGCCGAGCGTCGTGCACAAGTCGCCTGGATGGgaatagagatagagagatagagaatgGGACTCATCCAAGCGACATGCGACGACTTTTGACTCTCGGCGTCTCACTTCGGTTCGCTTGCCTTCTTCGGTTGCCAAAGCTACGCGTGCCGCACAAATGGGACAATCGAGCGACGTCGAATACGATGGATGTGCCCCGAAAGCCGCACGCCTGGACAACGATTGTCTGCACTCTGGCTCTGTCTCATCGCCACTGCACACTGGGCAATTAGAGCAACTCGATGCCGTTGTGGTCGTTGTATTTGTGGTGCAAGTCTCTGTGGATTCGCCACAATGATGACACAGCGAACACGAGATGGCTCCCTCGCTATAACCGCTGGCACCCAGCGAACAATAGCAGCTGGAACAGATGGAACCCAGCGAGCACTGTGAGTCCTTGCTGCATGCTTTCAGTTCTTGCGGCAGTCGCTTGTTGTAGGCGCTGGCAATGCCACGCAACACTTCTGGCGGCAATCGCTCCTTTTTCCaccagtgcgcatacattcCAGACCGGAAGGTGGCACGTGGCTGATCCAATTGATCCGCTGAGCAGCTGCCGCTGAAAACCAGCTCATTAGACGTGACACGTGGCGTGGTTTCATCCATGCTGGCGCTGGAGGCCAGAAAAATACTCTTGGTATTGATTTGGAATTGTGACGAGTTGCTGACGGGAGCAGCAGACGCAGCTGCCGCTTCCTGTGATTGCACTTCATCctctgtttgctgctgctgtgatgtATCCTCTTCCTCTTGCGTTGCCTCTGGCGTTAGAAACTTTTCGCGAAACATGCCGCACACATCGAAACGTCGCTCCGGCTCCACTTGATCCAACACATCGACACCTCCACACTCGGCATTAGGCGGATCAGGCGAAGCAATGGTGCAGCTGCCAGCCATGCCACTGTCGCTGGAACGAGGACTGGGACACTGTGAATTCTCGCAGCAGCGACACTTGCAATCGCCATGATCGTTCCTGGTTGGTGGCTGTGGTGGGGGAGGCGGCGCTGGACGTTGATTCATCTGCAGATACTGATAGCTGATGCAACGTCGAATCGAATCGCGTTGTTGACTCTCCGTCGGCTGTCTCTTGGTCGCCTCAATGCACAGCTCTGTGCTGGAGCTGCAACGCTCGGGTGCAATGTCCACACCACGCACATTGCCCGTCTGTGGACTGTCGCTTTTGTGTGAGAcacgttgttgctgctgctgctgctccacgtTGCCGCATGCCTCGTAGTTGTAGAGCAACTCAGCTTGAAGCTGATCGGGCGCCGTGCGACACGCAGCAGGTAAATCCATGGAACTGGAATGCACACAATCCTCCTCGGTGTCTTCATTCAACAACTCCGCATCGACACTTTGATTCTGCTGCGTCTCGTGACGTTCACGCCAAGTGGGCACATAAACCTCGGTGTCCGCACAGCGATTGAAACGATTGCCCACAAAAATACTGGGCATGCTGTGGCGTTCAATAGGAGAACCAGCCAactgttgtggctgttgtgtGGGCGCAGCTGCGCGTCGCTGCTTGAGATCATCGTTGATGCTGGCCAGATTCTCGCAGGCCATAAAGGCGCCACCCAAGCGTGCCCCATACATGGAACTGGCATCGGAACTCTGCTGATGCAGTGTGCTTGGCTGCGACACCGCTTGCACTGGCTGCTCCAGCGCCGCCAGCTGCTCctcgtcctcctcctcctcctccacaaAGTTGGTGATGCTCGAGCCGCCCAGATTAATGGTGGCCGTGGAAGTGTGCACACTCGAGTTGCGTTCCGTGGATTTGCGTGCCAGCGCACGCAGCGCCTTGGAACCAATAACGAGTGACTCCTTTTTGAGTTCGTGCTGCACCAGCAGCTCCTGCTCGTCCAGCGAATCCAACTTAATCAGATTAATGGAGGAACTGTGTCGCTGCCTTCCACTGCCATGATCCACAAAGGTGCCCGTGGAATTGCACAGCGGACGATGTTCGTAGAACTTGACATACTCAAAGGGATCCGAATTGCAGCTACGCAAATACGCCTCATCATCCACATCTTCATCCTCGTAGCTCTCCGAGTCGGTGGGCAACTCAAAGGCATCCTGACGCTCCAGTTCCGATTGCGAAGACATTGCAGAGCAAGCTTCCTCCACATTGGCGTTGATATCCTTGAGCAATTTGGCGGCTGCTTTGTGGCAACGCTTCTTGCGCAACGCAATCCGCTTGAGATCGATGCTTTGCCTGGACTGTGGATACAACAGCATCTTCACAATGGCACTCCGCAAGCGTCCAGCACGCACCAAGCGTGCAAAGTGTGCACTGAGATTGGCGTAAGGAGCTGTGGGCGGATAATTACTGGGCGGCAATGTGATGCGAAATGGTCGCAAGTGTTGTGagttgtgctgctgttgtgattgctgtggctgttgctgttggctgttgtaGTAGGCACACAGCGAGAATCGCGTGCAATAACCACGCGCGTCCAGATGCTGACTGAGCTGCCAAGTTCATCAATACGcacattttatatacaatatacttatttatacTTATTCTTTTAATAGAGTAGAtgtgttgtgtattttgtttctttactTTTTGGGAACTTACATGCGCCGCATTCATCGATGAGTTGCTCAGGTTGCTCAGCTGTCGCTTGATGCCCATCGGCAGAGTGGGATTCGGATTGTTTGCGTTCAGCAGTTCGACCCATTTGTTGGCCTCGTTGGGACCTTGGCAGACGGCGACAATGCGCTCGATTAGCGGACTACTAATCTCAAAGGCATGCTTGATCACATCCGTATCCTCCAGGCGATTCACTATGATGCCCGTCAACGGCAGTTTACCCTGTGAAGGAACACGAAATTTCATTAGTAATTATGGTAGCTTTAGAAATAGGTTAgtgttcatttttattatatttaatctttttaaataaataagtgataaagcaaaattatatcattgcaatttatgaacaatttcaatatgCTGCGTACAATAAATGCTCAATTCTTTTTGGGATTAAATTAGTATTTGAGAAActgcgatttttttttaatagttagCAAAATATGATACAAATCATAAAagttgcattatttattaaaatttataacaagTATTTAAGGatgtgtatttaaaaatgtatttcattattttataattcataataattcTCTTAAAGAGTTCAACAATGAAACACACTTCTTTTAATCGTATGCTTGGCTGCATTCTTGCATTCATCAAatcgaatttaatttcaattgtaagctgccaatttgcatttcaagcGATTAAGAAACAAggtaatttcatttaaattagttgttcagtcaaagatacaaatttgttaaactcAATAAAAAGATTAAACATATATCTTGTTATTTAATCCTTAATGAgttataatgcaaattttgttgccTCTTTGAGATTAAATTTAAGCAGTTTTGAATCATAAAACGGAGTTGTCTTCTAACATGAATAGCTTAAGCATAATTTGTATGCTTATcactgcatttaaataaacaacattttgcacATGTCAAGTCAAGAAATGCTCAACTGATTTAtcaatactttaaatattttaaattcgattaaaagctttcaattaatatattaattttaagtgaTCAAAAACATTTAGAGATAACTTTGTTACTTCagataaattaattgcatttaaacctacaaaaatattgcaattaagCGTTGATTCTTAGCCAGCAATTCAAGTAAATAAGTTGTGTAAATGCTTTGCATTAAATCAAGCATATAGATATGCTAATTATTCACACTAGTTACTCCTCGCTCACCTCGTAGATAAAGGCACTCATGCGTTGGCTAACACTCAGTATGAGTAGCGTTTGTGGGAAGAGCACAAAGTAGCGATCACGATGATCGGCGCCCACAGCCACGCTGCCCATGTGAATGATGTCACCCAGCGTACTCAGCTCTTGGCCCTGCCAATTGCGCACTGGACCCGTGAGCACCTGCAGCTCCAGCTCCTTTTGGCGTCGTGTGGCCGAACAGGTGGCCGCAATATCCTTGTAGACGGCAACGCTACGCTGTGTATCGCCACGATCGGGGTGACTGCTCTCCATATGCCGCTCCAGCTCCTGCAGCATGGCCGAATACTTATCCAGGCGACGAAAGGGCTTCGAGAGTCCAGTGGTCAGCACTAACAGACCCGGGGTGGCGGCGCCCTGACGCTCCATGTACTTCTCCAGCTCATCCCTGTGAGAAGTAGCAACAATTAGCAAAGAAGTAACAGAGATTATCTTAGTAACTTACTTATACTTGTCCAGTATGACAATGGCTTTGGGATGCGTGGCACAATAAGCTTGATGGACTTTCTTCATCAGAGGTGCGCTGCCCAATAGCAATTTGCCCACACGATCGTTGCACTCCTCGATCTGCAGCAGGAGATCCTCGTGTGTGCGCACCACCTCCACAAAGTTGCACATCAGCTGCGCATACTCATCCTGGCTGAGTCTGAGGAGAGAGAGATCATTTGAATTAGTTGTTCAGTCGaagataaaaatcaaatttaataataagatggaatatatgtatatatgatattatattaataagttaataataataatttgtttatcgTGAATTTAATTCGACAAAGAACTATTCTTAATGgtagaaaacaaattaaaattttttaaataaatcattattcGTATTGGAAATCACGAAAATTACACTAttcttttaaacaaaatttggaaaattatcaaaataacaatttgataagaaagctacagacaagtgtgctcgactttgagatacctgctactcattttgcgatattattcttaaaatatacaaaataatataccgcaaatgtactaaaatataccaagggctatatttggtatattgttgaagtattccaaatataccatagaagtcaaaatataccagattatcagcaaAGCCGTTAAAACtgcccttctaccctatgggtaacgggtattaaaattaattgaatttatttgccaaactCTCAACTTACATTTGCGTCTGTTGCATGGGCTCCAGGAAGTTCTCGAGCAGACCCTGCAGCTCAGCGACATGCGCCCGCTCCGAGTCGAGCAGATCCTTGAGCACCAGCGAACGATTCTCCTGGATCTCCTCGGGTGGCCGAATGGTGTCTGTGAGTGGCAGTGGCGCCTTGAACTCGTTCACATAGTTGCTGGGAAACCAGCCAGTCTTATCATTGAGCGTTCCCTCCCACCAGCCGCCATCCTCGCGCTGTGTCACCGTGATGAGATCGCCCTTCTGGAAGCACAACtcatcgttgttgctgcccaTGAACGAGTACTCGGCCCGCACAATCAACGGTTGGTCCATCGTTGATCGCTTGTGGCTCCACTTTTGCTTTCAAACTCTGCTCTGATTTGCTTCAACTGCAatggaagagaaagagagattaAAATAGAGATTTATGAATTAAATGTTAcacatattaataaactaaatggaagttttaataaataataaagatgtATTCAGagaatttatttgcattgcatatttcattatataattgaaaacttGCCAgagaatttaaattgctttaatgaaaatttgattagaatttaatacaaatttaaataacatttcattacaaacatttatctcagcaagaaaacaaatgttgttatttctgaaatgaaaatgtaataaatatgatatttatttaagtaaattgaaatgcgaATTAGGAAAATTATTTCGACTTGTTGGCTTATCGAAATAAATTggaattgcattgaaatttatgagATTCTGCACGcatataataagaaaataaataacaactaaACGGCATTCAAGACTAAATGAACTGCAAaagaaattgatttgaaattgcatagaaatttataaatgttgcCAGCACttaacaagaaaataaataacaactaaACGGCATTCAAAACTTAATGAACtgtaaaagaaattgaaatgaaatgtaacACAAAATGCATagaattgaaatgtttgctgAACTTGAAATATCAGCGCGTGCAGATCCAAAAATTGTTCAATGAAATGTCGGTCTATATAACTGCGAAAATGAATGTGTGGGAAAAGCGCCCACATATGAATAGCAAACGCATTGAATTGAAACAGTTCGAATCGAGTGgatcgtcatcatcattcgCTCTTCGTTAGCGTGTGTTGAAAATTCCATTCGTTTTTAGTGCtcacaataacaatattatggccaaagcatttaaaaacaTCTGTTTGCTTCTCGCGTGCTCTCAGCACAGTTTCCttgacaattttctttttttgctttttccttTCACAACATTGTCTATCTGGAAAATGCGTGCAATCGTTTTCACATCATAATCGATGGCCAAGGCCatgaaagtaataaaaaaaaagcattgaGAAACTTTTTAGCCATTACGAAAGAAAACtgaatgaaatttatgtgtatttataaaaatggcTAAAAATCCTATATAAATCATAAACAACAGGCCTTGTCATGCGTTCGCAAAATTTACGATCACAGTTTTTACGATATGTTCGAAAAATTATCTCAAAAAATGTACACAAAAATCTAAAAGCTGAAACAATTTGCTCGGCACCAAAAacatgattatttatttttttacgacttttgtttaacataattgcaattgcagttaaaTGTTTGTCGAAACGAAAGTGTGTACACAAATTCTTTATCATGTCATTCTTTTTTGGACAGCCCAATATGTCATAGCTTATCGGAGGTGTTTGCTGGTAATTCTCGAGGTGTGAACAAGCTCTGATTAGATTAGAAACATGTTAAATGTGATAAGTGTATATGCCTAACTTTGTATATCTACTCTCTACTATTTTATTCAGTGTTTCCTCTCTTGATGAAGATCGTCAAAAATGTCgctaaaaatacaaacgaAAATTCCTTGAGTTGCGTCccgaattttcaaaaatatttaaagcgaaagcaaataaatatgtgtgcaaaaaaatattgtaaaaaaagagaaaaaagaatattttcatattaataaaaattttttgctCAAAATTTTCAGCAACAGGTTCTCCTTAGAAGATGCTAATGTAAAGTTTATTGTGCTAAATTTTGCGTAGAatgtttgcaaaaatttgaaacgaaTTGGAATGTTTGCAAatgaatcaaatgaaatgatttgttgttgttgttgtttggttggATTGTGTTGTGCCTGAATGAATAACCgcagaaatatgaaataaaaacatgttttttattttgcccaAAAGATCCGTTGGCAGCCCCCAAAAATAACAAGCGACGAAAATATAAATCTTGACGTGCCGACTTCCCATATGCCAATGGAAATCAGGCGATATCtagtatacaaatatatatacaaattctatctatatgtatatatattcaatgtGTAGACACTTGCCAAATTACCTGCAAATTGTGGCCATTACAGGAGGAAAGTTCGTCAGTCTTTTAGGCTGCTGCAACTTTGTATTTTGTCGATTAGTTGgagaatttgaatttttgtgaGACAAGGTCACGTTTTccgcgagagagcgagagagtgagagaaattAGATTACACAAAAATCACcaacatatgcatatatatctCGACTATATATAAAGCGGTTTTATATACgccgttttttgtttgtgtgttttgttcaACCATCAATTGTTGCACGATTTGTTTGCCGTTTTTCGCCGTTTGCCTTTTCAAATTTGGCTGCACCGCACACGTTCATTGCTTCCACGAAACTGCGACACGGCGGCATTGGCGACACTCGCGGCCCACAAAAACGCGGCAGCCGAATTTTCACGGCTTTCCCCAtttgctctcactctctctctctctctctctctctctctcactcgctcaaTGATCGCCATACTTAACAAAACATACctacttatatatatagatcGTCTCATCTATATATGACCGGATACAGCGCATATtttcgtaaaaaaaaaatacagacacacacacagatgacAAACGAGGGGAATCATCAGCATCAGAATTCGTTTGAGAATGGGCTTGGACGATTGGGCGCACGGGTCGTATACGTATGTACAATATCAGACAAGTGCATGTGGCGCTGGTCACAAGTGGTCAGCGGGGCTTATACattatatttggtttttttgctttctgtatttcattgagaaatattttcatgttttgttCCCCAACATTTACtgagcttgttgttgttattgtttttgtgatttttgccttttaatcatcatcatgttgtgcttttgttttgaaaaaatccataaaaatatttgctcagCATATGTATAGATTTAAAATGGGAACAACAAGATACAGTTGACATCATTGGAACTATACGAGGAGGTGCCATATTTATAGGTTTAGTAATCGCTTGAAAAACGTTTACACATTATTCTTAATGAGTGtggaaatattatttgttgagCGCAAAATCAAACGAATTTTCACCTGTTCCAATCAGTTTGCTAATGTTTTtcgaaaacttaaaaaaaaataaagcaaaaatatttgaatttctagAGAAAACTATGAGTAGGCGCAACAGGTTTGCAGCGgttgataaacaaataaacaagcatttaattgagttatttatataaaataggTGTGCTAGGATTTTTAATGATGatgtataacaaataaatataatactaaaatgccaaattatttttgtgacaATAGAACTATactgaaaattgtttatatatgtaaagcaaagaatatagaatatagaaacttaccaaaaaaaaaaaataattttttaattagtttcatgttaacaaaaatgcaattttgtgcCACGTGTCGAAATTCTTGTTCTCAAATCTGTTTCTATGCGCAAAATCGTTGAACTAACCATGAAAAAGTATATTGTGCGACAAACATTTAAAGCGAGGAAGATGCGAGGCTAGAGAAAACAATCGAAATTTCCGTGGATAGCGCACATATGTTGGATTTCATCGCAGCTCATCATTGTGCATGGTCGCAACGACAGATAAAATGATGCAAGCTGAGGTCATGCCACAGCAGAGCGCAACACAGAGGGGAGTCAAAGCcaacgtcgcagtcgcagtcgacgctgcgatgccaaaacaaaattttaattaattcattaaactTGCAGATGGcgccgacaacaacaacaacaacaacggcgacagcgacagcaacagttggAGGAGGCGTCGATTCAGTGCCACAAGAAGtgcatccacacacacacacacgcagataCAGAGgcagacactcacacactgagacactcacacatacacacactcataacaATATATGCCTCCCTCTGTTGAGATGAAAATCTGGCCATGCTTTTTAACGATCTGtcactgacaacaacaacaacaacaacagggaAAAAATCTCTGTTTTGAtgtcaaataattataatgatgctgcagccaacaacaacaacaacaatttccgGAAGTGCGCAATTTGACGAGGGAAATTTTCGTATtctatcttttttttcttctctgttTTCTTGCGAGCGACACAactgcaaatcgaaaaaaaaacccaacagattgtaaacaaaaataaaaacacaaaaaaaatcaacagaaAATGGGAAATAGAAACTATCGAATGAGCAGCAATTGAAAAAGGTGTgaggcaattgcaattgagatTGCTTcacaagcaagcaagcagaacgtaaacgtaaaagtaaatgtaaaattgtatacaataaaaataaaaacaatttgggATTGAGGCATCGACTCTCAGACATCTTTATAGAGCACACACAGATGTAAAGAAAAGTCTGAGAAAATCAAGCAAAGACAGAGCAGAAAATATATTCACCGAGAATAACGCGAAATCTAAAATGTGGTGGAACAAATACCCtgaactaaaaatataaatatataacttccaaaaattaatcaattattatGGAGagagatttaaatatttataaaaatgataaaggAAAAATCTAAAAGAACGAAACAAACATTCCTAAATGTTAAAGAAATCCAATTATAaatctttaatattaaatttccccttttaaaaattaaattgtttgtaatatttagtaataaccaaaaagttgttttctaatataaatttaaaacatattttaaagatcaaaataactaaaaaatcttaatattgaaatgatgACACAAAAACcctataaaattcaaataacccccctc
This window of the Drosophila albomicans strain 15112-1751.03 chromosome 2L, ASM965048v2, whole genome shotgun sequence genome carries:
- the LOC117563477 gene encoding rho guanine nucleotide exchange factor 6 isoform X4 encodes the protein MDQPLIVRAEYSFMGSNNDELCFQKGDLITVTQREDGGWWEGTLNDKTGWFPSNYVNEFKAPLPLTDTIRPPEEIQENRSLVLKDLLDSERAHVAELQGLLENFLEPMQQTQILSQDEYAQLMCNFVEVVRTHEDLLLQIEECNDRVGKLLLGSAPLMKKVHQAYCATHPKAIVILDKYKDELEKYMERQGAATPGLLVLTTGLSKPFRRLDKYSAMLQELERHMESSHPDRGDTQRSVAVYKDIAATCSATRRQKELELQVLTGPVRNWQGQELSTLGDIIHMGSVAVGADHRDRYFVLFPQTLLILSVSQRMSAFIYEGKLPLTGIIVNRLEDTDVIKHAFEISSPLIERIVAVCQGPNEANKWVELLNANNPNPTLPMGIKRQLSNLSNSSMNAAHMSPPSSHSLLLPPGSNRNQTPTVPTLPPSSSISNSNIGSLSNQSAQGLGLGVGSGGSVVGAGAVNAATAMSQHKRSLSFNHHLSYNQYTHTQPPQHHLHPPQPPSLPSHLGALSHKSSLVPTPSSKTAAAVATAAATVPGVGESSSQATAAPNARKGSTKANWTISCLRPTPPLRPSLLNATSGSGSSSASGSGGGGGSSNNALSSYCSGRRNQPTFEEDALVLRVFEGYCAAYQNSARNTIHSGLENEDMTPTLRQLWTAIRQMQQDMSQIKLQINEERALRADLQQLLMQHLETSSVSSGANTPKC
- the LOC117563477 gene encoding uncharacterized protein LOC117563477 isoform X3; this encodes MDQPLIVRAEYSFMGSNNDELCFQKGDLITVTQREDGGWWEGTLNDKTGWFPSNYVNEFKAPLPLTDTIRPPEEIQENRSLVLKDLLDSERAHVAELQGLLENFLEPMQQTQILSQDEYAQLMCNFVEVVRTHEDLLLQIEECNDRVGKLLLGSAPLMKKVHQAYCATHPKAIVILDKYKDELEKYMERQGAATPGLLVLTTGLSKPFRRLDKYSAMLQELERHMESSHPDRGDTQRSVAVYKDIAATCSATRRQKELELQVLTGPVRNWQGQELSTLGDIIHMGSVAVGADHRDRYFVLFPQTLLILSVSQRMSAFIYEGKLPLTGIIVNRLEDTDVIKHAFEISSPLIERIVAVCQGPNEANKWVELLNANNPNPTLPMGIKRQLSNLSNSSMNAAHMSPPSSHSLLLPPGSNRNQTPTVPTLPPSSSISNSNIGSLSNQSAQGLGLGVGSGGSVVGAGAVNAATAMSQHKRSLSFNHHLSYNQYTHTQPPQHHLHPPQPPSLPSHLGALSHKSSLVPTPSSKTAAAVATAAATVPGVGESSSQATAAPNARKGSTKANWTISCLRPTPPLRPSLLNATSGSGSSSASGSGGGGGSSNNALSSYCSGRRNQPTFEEDALVLRVFEGYCAAYQNSARNTIHSALQPWTPCLPIRGGKLKTSKTFSTSNPQLPFVANATQFTHQHQQLQHQQQQQQQQHQQQQQQHQQSRQHSAGSLNSSFIWREASPNSFNLYSSSVGSSLNTSPAQRYSLTGSGAGIKDYQRALSEERATRKSLNRLKSGFGSGYDNVCTSPLLPRKNKPSPKLLPQQQQSYQRVGNNSSGTATTTIVKPNPGAHPGLYDRRLNRSFETSTSHRYAGFGAGYLMNCGGALRTSTLQRSTPQLAAGGERSDGDSDVEQRDGCHALLRNGSGGGGNRNNHHDNGGNVELNPDGTKRQSGSWCCGNFVMKQWRKINHL
- the LOC117563477 gene encoding uncharacterized protein LOC117563477 isoform X1 codes for the protein MDQPLIVRAEYSFMGSNNDELCFQKGDLITVTQREDGGWWEGTLNDKTGWFPSNYVNEFKAPLPLTDTIRPPEEIQENRSLVLKDLLDSERAHVAELQGLLENFLEPMQQTQILSQDEYAQLMCNFVEVVRTHEDLLLQIEECNDRVGKLLLGSAPLMKKVHQAYCATHPKAIVILDKYKDELEKYMERQGAATPGLLVLTTGLSKPFRRLDKYSAMLQELERHMESSHPDRGDTQRSVAVYKDIAATCSATRRQKELELQVLTGPVRNWQGQELSTLGDIIHMGSVAVGADHRDRYFVLFPQTLLILSVSQRMSAFIYEGKLPLTGIIVNRLEDTDVIKHAFEISSPLIERIVAVCQGPNEANKWVELLNANNPNPTLPMGIKRQLSNLSNSSMNAAHLSQHLDARGYCTRFSLCAYYNSQQQQPQQSQQQHNSQHLRPFRITLPPSNYPPTAPYANLSAHFARLVRAGRLRSAIVKMLLYPQSRQSIDLKRIALRKKRCHKAAAKLLKDINANVEEACSAMSSQSELERQDAFELPTDSESYEDEDVDDEAYLRSCNSDPFEYVKFYEHRPLCNSTGTFVDHGSGRQRHSSSINLIKLDSLDEQELLVQHELKKESLVIGSKALRALARKSTERNSSVHTSTATINLGGSSITNFVEEEEEDEEQLAALEQPVQAVSQPSTLHQQSSDASSMYGARLGGAFMACENLASINDDLKQRRAAAPTQQPQQLAGSPIERHSMPSIFVGNRFNRCADTEVYVPTWRERHETQQNQSVDAELLNEDTEEDCVHSSSMDLPAACRTAPDQLQAELLYNYEACGNVEQQQQQQRVSHKSDSPQTGNVRGVDIAPERCSSSTELCIEATKRQPTESQQRDSIRRCISYQYLQMNQRPAPPPPPQPPTRNDHGDCKCRCCENSQCPSPRSSDSGMAGSCTIASPDPPNAECGGVDVLDQVEPERRFDVCGMFREKFLTPEATQEEEDTSQQQQTEDEVQSQEAAAASAAPVSNSSQFQINTKSIFLASSASMDETTPRVTSNELVFSGSCSADQLDQPRATFRSGMYAHWWKKERLPPEVLRGIASAYNKRLPQELKACSKDSQCSLGSICSSCYCSLGASGYSEGAISCSLCHHCGESTETCTTNTTTTTASSCSNCPVCSGDETEPECRQSLSRRAAFGAHPSYSTSLDCPICAARVALATEEDVSAIEPQPIVATRQQSQPDANSANIAAKQQHQQQQHRQPQQSVGTGTGIGSGIRRISGGSGSCECSHCDVTTQTEPVVQSPPQLQPIHAHSASTTSSASTTTTKSTKSSGGAKPQIKFSPDTKQQDSGGSGNSGGNSSGSGGKQQSGNGGAKRKERKHKG